In Candidatus Goldiibacteriota bacterium, a single window of DNA contains:
- a CDS encoding 6-bladed beta-propeller yields the protein MKKNILLSAVLFLFITVISFSGCNSHVSPMAVTDAVNTPTPTPKSPETCNYSRTAFWGTGGRCTSVNDPGIFLTPCGMAIDSSGDIYTTDIGNNRIVKYNSNGTQLAAWGSGGAECSDPGTGDGQFDSPFGIAIDGNGYIYVLDSYNGRVQKFDPSFNYILQWPLDGGYNHGIAVDVSGNVYIVAKETSIIQKFDQYGNIILEWGAYGSGDGEFIRPSMIAVNKSGTFVYVSDTGNNRVQKFDLNGNYLTQWGGFTAPDGIFPFDWPPTCSPFGITIDSYGDVYVCDSSNFMIKKYDENGNYINGWSTTINAWGITVDNNGTVYASGYASRFEKYTCQ from the coding sequence ATGAAAAAAAACATCTTATTATCAGCAGTTCTCTTTTTGTTTATCACTGTAATTTCTTTTTCCGGCTGCAACAGCCACGTATCCCCTATGGCTGTTACCGATGCTGTAAACACCCCTACACCCACCCCTAAAAGCCCGGAAACATGCAATTATTCCAGAACCGCCTTTTGGGGCACGGGCGGACGCTGCACAAGCGTTAACGATCCCGGGATATTTTTAACACCATGCGGAATGGCTATAGACAGCTCCGGGGACATATATACAACAGATATTGGGAATAACCGGATAGTTAAATACAATTCTAACGGGACTCAGCTTGCGGCCTGGGGATCAGGCGGCGCAGAATGCAGCGATCCCGGCACAGGTGACGGCCAGTTTGACAGCCCCTTTGGCATAGCAATAGACGGCAATGGTTATATATATGTACTGGATTCATATAACGGAAGGGTACAGAAATTTGATCCATCATTTAATTACATTCTTCAATGGCCGTTGGATGGCGGATATAATCACGGCATAGCCGTTGACGTATCAGGAAACGTCTATATAGTCGCTAAAGAAACAAGCATAATTCAAAAATTTGACCAATACGGAAATATTATACTTGAATGGGGCGCATACGGAAGCGGCGACGGAGAATTTATACGCCCGTCAATGATTGCAGTAAACAAATCCGGAACTTTTGTATATGTTTCCGATACCGGAAATAACAGAGTTCAGAAATTTGATCTTAACGGAAATTATCTGACCCAATGGGGTGGTTTTACGGCTCCGGACGGCATCTTCCCCTTTGATTGGCCTCCCACATGTTCTCCGTTCGGTATCACGATTGACTCTTACGGCGATGTATACGTATGTGACAGTTCAAATTTTATGATAAAAAAATATGACGAAAACGGCAATTATATAAACGGCTGGTCAACAACAATAAATGCCTGGGGCATTACTGTTGATAATAACGGCACCGTTTACGCGTCCGGATATGCCAGCCGTTTTGAAAAGTATACCTGTCAATAA
- a CDS encoding DUF1287 domain-containing protein: MGKDDIKNAISYGAKAITAWAKKNKKRIIVLALILFAVMAVKNYVFKDSIDNMLAYRYEDIDGDGIRNMDDSDVDGDGIANMQDADADGDGIANLEDALKAADGLVGIPYDFHMGKFFNIGWRTGKIVCIDVINLSLEKAGLYMEKEMREFYKMNPGAFSNRNGDKPKNSFFARRVKNLREFSEASGWVLPEKSLIMPGDIVIFGKYHTAIVCEVKEDSYCAIETEQRLITTKKVKSEEMLARHSNPIYVRLPFFTIK; this comes from the coding sequence ATGGGAAAAGACGATATAAAGAATGCTATATCATACGGCGCTAAAGCTATTACGGCATGGGCTAAAAAAAATAAAAAACGCATAATTGTTTTAGCCCTGATTTTGTTCGCGGTTATGGCTGTTAAAAATTATGTGTTTAAAGATTCAATAGACAACATGCTGGCATATCGATATGAAGATATTGATGGCGACGGGATACGAAATATGGATGATTCTGATGTTGACGGTGACGGGATTGCCAATATGCAGGATGCAGACGCTGATGGTGACGGAATAGCGAATCTTGAGGATGCGTTAAAAGCCGCGGATGGTTTAGTGGGCATACCGTATGATTTTCATATGGGCAAGTTTTTTAATATAGGATGGAGGACAGGGAAAATTGTATGTATAGACGTGATAAACCTGTCGCTTGAAAAAGCCGGATTATATATGGAAAAGGAAATGAGGGAATTTTATAAAATGAATCCCGGTGCGTTTTCTAACAGAAACGGGGATAAACCGAAAAACTCATTTTTTGCAAGAAGGGTCAAGAACCTAAGGGAATTCTCCGAAGCAAGCGGCTGGGTCCTTCCGGAAAAGTCGCTGATAATGCCGGGAGATATAGTTATATTCGGCAAATACCACACTGCGATTGTGTGCGAGGTAAAAGAAGATAGCTACTGCGCAATAGAAACCGAACAAAGGCTTATAACAACTAAAAAGGTAAAAAGCGAAGAAATGTTAGCAAGGCACAGTAATCCCATATATGTACGTCTGCCGTTTTTTACGATAAAATAA
- a CDS encoding PD40 domain-containing protein → MKKILITVFMSAFFSLPSFGAEALGYIAFVSARDGGEQIYLMQEDASLQTRITNKPGYAFCEPKISPDGSEILAVGYKQAGEGRAGNADIYIMDIDGANLRKITDGASDNTCPIWMLDGKQLIYASKKGDKWSLYTMDTKGENKKKISGDGYNDLNPSLSPDGKVIVFQSDKEEKNIKQYSEEDYSEEEWDEYSVPDGKRVEFVNGGTYKIYVMDIDGKNRKRLTNYGENHTKPFWSPDGKKLYYFDWYEQKAHVFKMDIDGNNKEQTALYMEDGRDGSAAWVIGGRIPIFSVPQKDARWRLLHGLKDDFEPVKPVFYSESDNYDPCALPATAQNKNLFIQKTAEKYETNGIITFTSRRDGGVNVYIMCPDGSLQRKLTDTNGGIGSVISPDRKKIYYVDYGAGTEEKINQIFVMNIDGTEKKQLTSGTMFKNHIDCSPDGKKIIFIGAESTKRNDIYVMNSDGSQIKQLTDDEYHESDPKWSPDGKRIVFSRHKDKRNRVFVMDSDGKNQKQVTKTGDNDDTPCWSPDGKLILFEKEGKLMTVKPDGKGLKEIECEVKAEEPFWSPDGKKIVFKKYGSEYICVIDADGKNYADIINSDTVSFSPYWR, encoded by the coding sequence TTGAAAAAAATACTTATTACAGTTTTTATGTCCGCCTTTTTTTCTTTGCCTTCGTTTGGCGCCGAAGCGCTTGGTTATATTGCTTTTGTCTCTGCCCGTGACGGCGGCGAGCAGATATATTTGATGCAGGAAGACGCGTCGCTGCAGACAAGGATTACCAATAAACCGGGGTACGCTTTCTGCGAGCCTAAGATATCGCCTGACGGCTCTGAAATACTTGCGGTGGGATATAAGCAGGCCGGTGAAGGCAGGGCGGGTAACGCTGACATTTATATTATGGATATAGACGGCGCAAATCTGCGCAAGATAACCGACGGTGCTTCTGACAATACTTGTCCCATATGGATGCTGGACGGGAAACAGCTGATTTATGCTTCAAAAAAGGGTGATAAGTGGTCGCTTTATACAATGGACACAAAGGGTGAAAATAAAAAGAAAATATCCGGTGACGGTTATAATGACCTTAATCCGTCTCTCTCCCCTGACGGTAAAGTGATAGTGTTTCAAAGCGATAAAGAAGAAAAAAACATTAAACAATATTCCGAAGAAGATTATTCAGAAGAAGAATGGGATGAATACTCCGTACCTGACGGTAAAAGAGTTGAATTTGTAAACGGCGGGACTTATAAGATTTATGTCATGGATATTGACGGCAAAAATAGAAAAAGGCTTACCAACTACGGGGAGAACCACACAAAGCCGTTTTGGAGCCCGGACGGAAAAAAACTTTACTATTTTGACTGGTATGAACAAAAAGCCCATGTATTTAAGATGGATATTGACGGAAATAATAAAGAACAGACCGCATTATATATGGAAGACGGCCGCGACGGTTCTGCGGCGTGGGTTATAGGCGGCAGAATACCAATTTTCTCCGTACCGCAAAAAGACGCACGTTGGCGGCTGCTTCACGGGTTAAAAGATGACTTTGAACCTGTTAAACCGGTTTTTTATTCCGAATCGGACAATTATGACCCGTGCGCGCTGCCTGCCACTGCGCAGAATAAAAACTTATTTATACAGAAGACGGCGGAAAAATATGAAACAAACGGAATTATAACTTTTACTTCAAGGCGCGACGGCGGGGTCAACGTGTACATAATGTGCCCGGACGGAAGCCTGCAGAGAAAATTAACGGATACCAACGGAGGGATAGGTTCTGTTATTTCGCCGGATAGAAAAAAGATTTATTACGTGGATTATGGTGCCGGCACAGAGGAAAAGATAAACCAGATATTTGTGATGAATATTGACGGAACGGAAAAAAAGCAGCTTACATCCGGGACAATGTTCAAAAATCACATTGACTGCTCGCCTGACGGGAAAAAGATTATTTTTATCGGTGCTGAATCCACAAAAAGAAATGATATTTACGTAATGAATTCCGACGGCAGCCAGATTAAACAGTTAACGGATGACGAATATCACGAATCAGACCCTAAGTGGTCGCCTGACGGAAAACGTATAGTGTTTTCAAGGCATAAAGATAAAAGAAACAGGGTGTTTGTAATGGATTCTGACGGAAAAAATCAGAAACAGGTTACAAAAACAGGCGATAATGATGATACGCCGTGCTGGTCCCCTGACGGGAAGCTGATTCTGTTTGAAAAAGAAGGAAAACTTATGACGGTAAAACCTGACGGCAAAGGTTTAAAAGAGATAGAGTGCGAAGTAAAGGCCGAAGAGCCGTTCTGGTCGCCTGACGGCAAGAAAATTGTATTTAAAAAATACGGCAGCGAATATATATGCGTGATTGACGCTGACGGAAAAAACTACGCTGATATAATAAACAGCGATACTGTTTCTTTTTCGCCGTACTGGCGGTAA
- a CDS encoding alpha/beta hydrolase, whose protein sequence is MAEVKVKKKIKVLKILGVIAAVIVLVNLAGFAVNSLFFSGELDKIAPYGKMTDVNGGKMHVYSMGNGGKTIVLLPGFGVPLPSADFGPLMRKLSAKYTAVCVEYFGTGFSGQTDTARTNENYVNEIRTALKMNGFKPPYILMPHSASGVYSEYYAAKYPREVSAIIMLDTTSTGEKVSGNPPKFIFTIAKMQQATGLTRLTYGLIPAFHKKENGYTEKEISDYRTFVFHTLNDTLINQSLSMADNINEVNASVFPAEVPVLKILSSDTYKKIGTEYQDKHIKRLGKAAELKVLEGTHFIYQTAAGSILNAADEFIVKSEKRHLK, encoded by the coding sequence ATGGCGGAAGTAAAAGTGAAAAAGAAAATAAAAGTATTAAAAATTCTGGGTGTGATTGCGGCTGTAATTGTGCTTGTTAACCTGGCAGGATTTGCGGTAAACAGTCTATTTTTTTCAGGTGAACTTGATAAAATAGCGCCTTACGGAAAAATGACGGATGTTAACGGCGGCAAAATGCACGTTTATTCCATGGGAAATGGCGGCAAGACTATTGTGCTTCTGCCCGGATTTGGGGTTCCGCTGCCAAGCGCGGATTTTGGCCCCCTTATGAGAAAACTTTCGGCAAAATACACGGCAGTATGTGTGGAATATTTTGGAACAGGATTCAGCGGGCAGACAGATACCGCGCGGACAAATGAAAATTACGTGAACGAGATAAGAACAGCGCTTAAAATGAACGGTTTTAAACCGCCTTACATACTTATGCCTCATTCCGCATCTGGGGTCTACAGTGAATATTATGCGGCAAAATATCCGAGGGAAGTATCCGCAATAATAATGCTGGATACAACTTCAACCGGGGAAAAAGTATCAGGAAACCCGCCAAAGTTTATATTTACAATTGCAAAAATGCAGCAGGCAACAGGGCTTACCAGGCTTACATACGGGCTTATTCCCGCGTTTCACAAAAAAGAAAACGGCTATACTGAAAAAGAAATCAGCGATTACAGAACATTTGTTTTTCATACGCTTAACGATACTCTTATTAACCAGTCTTTAAGTATGGCGGACAATATCAACGAGGTTAACGCTTCTGTTTTTCCCGCAGAGGTTCCCGTGCTTAAGATATTATCGTCTGATACATATAAAAAAATCGGAACTGAATACCAGGACAAACATATAAAAAGGCTGGGCAAAGCAGCTGAGTTAAAGGTGCTGGAAGGCACGCACTTTATTTATCAGACTGCTGCCGGCAGTATATTAAATGCCGCGGATGAGTTTATCGTTAAATCCGAAAAAAGACATTTAAAATGA